DNA sequence from the Geothermobacter hydrogeniphilus genome:
CAGCAATCACCGGGCAGGTTTTACTCTGCTCGAATTATTGATCGGAATCGCCATCACGGGAATCGCGCTCGCGGCGATCTACTCTCTCTATCTCACCATGCAGAACACGACAAGCGACCAGGCCCGGATCGTCGACAGCCAGCAGAACCTGCGCGTCGCCATGGACTTCATCAGTCGTGACCTGAGCATGGCCGGGGCCATCATTTACCGCAATACACCCGGAATCGCCGCCGGATCCGATGCTTCGACCCTGACCATTAATACCGCGTCAAGTTCCGGGGCGTTCGCCCTCATTTCCAGCAGCCTCGAAGTACCGAAGAGTGCCACCACAACAAGCAACCAGGCATTTACCGTTGAAGTTCCCGCAATGGTCGACCGGTTCAAGGTGGGTGACTCGGTACGTATCTACCGTCCCCAGAGCGGTTCCCAACCCTACAGCGCCCTCCCCCTGACCGTTCAGTCACTCAGCGGCATCCGAACCATCACCATTGCCGGCTTTGGCAGCCTCGCCGAACCGATTCAATACAACGCCGGCGATGTCATCGTCCGGATAGGTGCCGGCGCCCCCGACCCGTCAAGCATCACCTGGACCCTGAACGGCACCGACCTGACACGACAGGCCGACAATGGGGGACAACAGGTGGTCGCCGACAATATCAGCCAACTGCAGTTTGACTACATCCTGTCCGACGGAACCGAGGTCGCAGCCCCCTCGGCATCACAACTGGCGGATATCTCGGCCGTCAGGGTCACCCTGGTCTCCACGACCGCCAAACAGGCAAGCCAACAGAACCGGCAGAGGAGTCTGAGCGATGTTGTTCACCTTCGCAACCATTAAAGACAAGAGCAGCTACACCAGCTCCCCGGTGAGGGACAAAAGAGTCCTCTCCCCCCTCCCGACAGGACAGCCGTCCCCGATCGCCAACCAGCGCGGCATTGCCCTGATTGCCGCCATCTCGATCCTGGCGGTGATGAGTGTTCTCGGCCTCATCCTGATGTCGTCTTCAACTACAGAAATTCAGCTGTCAGGTCATTTCCGCAACGGCCTGGAAAGCTTCTACACCGCCGACAGGGCGATTACCTATGTCTATCGCAACGGCATTTCGACCACCACCAACGTGGTCG
Encoded proteins:
- a CDS encoding PilW family protein; the protein is MRAAGRRQTDSNHRAGFTLLELLIGIAITGIALAAIYSLYLTMQNTTSDQARIVDSQQNLRVAMDFISRDLSMAGAIIYRNTPGIAAGSDASTLTINTASSSGAFALISSSLEVPKSATTTSNQAFTVEVPAMVDRFKVGDSVRIYRPQSGSQPYSALPLTVQSLSGIRTITIAGFGSLAEPIQYNAGDVIVRIGAGAPDPSSITWTLNGTDLTRQADNGGQQVVADNISQLQFDYILSDGTEVAAPSASQLADISAVRVTLVSTTAKQASQQNRQRSLSDVVHLRNH
- a CDS encoding PilX N-terminal domain-containing pilus assembly protein, translated to MLFTFATIKDKSSYTSSPVRDKRVLSPLPTGQPSPIANQRGIALIAAISILAVMSVLGLILMSSSTTEIQLSGHFRNGLESFYTADRAITYVYRNGISTTTNVVDLYNDQDTTVSPAVLYRDRIAVGSGALEPSQYSANSDDRNSVLYIGTSPPPVGSGMDVNYFVARNYAISVVGIAPATAPNPSRTALRSQTSIIVPK